The nucleotide window GTCGATGCCGACGTAACTTAACTGGGAAACATCGACCGTCTGCGAGGCCAGTTCGATCATCCGCGTCGCGCGTTGCGCATTGCCGACGCCGATCTCGAGAAACGACCGCGGTTCCCGTTGGCGAATCGCCTGATACAGGGGATGGTCCGCGACGGGCTTGGAAAAGTGGGCAAGTTGCCAGTACCTTAGCCGCTTGAGGACCGCTTGCATTGCCGCCTCGCCTGTCTATCGTGGGGCTCAACTAACAAGCATATTCGGCCAAGTCGCCGCGATTGATGAGCACGAGCCGCGGCGGCGGACCGCTTCCGTTGGGCCAGCGCACTACGATCGTCACAGCTTTCCAAGCTCCCCATGCCAAATGATCCAGGCCAAGAATTGCCGCCGCGCACCACGCTCGTCACGGGCGGCGCCGGCTTTATTGGCTCACACCTGGTGCGCAACTGGTTGCAAGCTCATCCAGAGTTGCGGATCGTCAATCTCGACCGGTTGACGTACGCCGGCCACGTCGCGTCGCTCCGCGATCTCGACCGGCGACGCCAGGTGTTCGTGCAGGGCGACGTACGTGACCGGCGCCTGGTGGCCGGCCTGTTGCGGGCGTATTCGCCGGGCGCGGTGGTGCATCTCGCGGCGGAATCGCACGTCGATCGCTCCATCGACCGCCCCGCGGACTTTCTAGAGACAAATGTCGCAGGGACGTTGGCGTTGCTGGAAGCCGCGACCGAGTACTGGCGCGGGCTGGCGGAGGGAGAGCGAGAACGGTTCCGATTTGTTCAGGTTTCCACCGACGAGGTGTACGGGTCGCTTGGCGCGACAGGCGCCTTCACTGAAATCACGCCGTTCGCGCCAAATTCCCCGTACGCCGCGTCCAAGGCCGGAGCAGATCACCTGGCCCGTGCGTTTTTCCGCACCTATGGCCTACCGGCGCTCGTCACGCACTGTTCGAACAACTACGGATCGCATCAGTACCCAGAGAAGCTGGTTCCGCTCACCAT belongs to Planctomycetia bacterium and includes:
- the rfbB gene encoding dTDP-glucose 4,6-dehydratase codes for the protein MPNDPGQELPPRTTLVTGGAGFIGSHLVRNWLQAHPELRIVNLDRLTYAGHVASLRDLDRRRQVFVQGDVRDRRLVAGLLRAYSPGAVVHLAAESHVDRSIDRPADFLETNVAGTLALLEAATEYWRGLAEGERERFRFVQVSTDEVYGSLGATGAFTEITPFAPNSPYAASKAGADHLARAFFRTYGLPALVTHCSNNYGSHQYPEKLVPLTILNAAERRELPVYGDGGHVRDWLHVLDHVDALERVLERGQPGEAYSIGGGVELTNLELVGRICDLVDAQLADGGPARRELIRFVADRPGHDRRYAIDGDKLATELDWKPKAEFDRALQSTVDWYLNHRDWTAAVLAGRYDRERLGVQCSQKIATCM